The genomic stretch TGCAGACAGGTTTTCAAATACTTTGTAACAAATGCAGCCAAAGTTCCCTCAAAacattcagttttatttttttcctctctttaagGTTCGGACCCCATGGAATCCCTGTGACCATATTTCCTAAAAGGGAATACAAGGATAAACCCGAAGCCATGCAGCTCCAAAGTAAACCATTCCAAGACGAGGCACAGGTGAAGTGTGAGTCTGACGCTGCAGTCCCTGATGACTCTCCCCTCACACAGCCATCAGAGCCCAGCATAGCTAAAAGCCTATGGACTTCTAAACCACCTCCTCTCTTTCACGAGGGAGCACCGTACCCTCCTCCTTTGTTTATCAGGGACACGTATAACCAGTCAATACCTCAACCTCCACCCCGGAAAATCAAGCGGCCCAAGCGTAAAATGTACAGGGAGGAACCCACTTCGATCATGAACGCGATCAAACTACGGCCCCGGCAGGTCTTGTGTGACAAGTGCAAAAACAGTGttgttgcagaaaaaaaggaaatcaaaaaaGGTGGCAATGCAAGTGACTCTTCAAAATACGAGGATAGTAAAAAGCGAAGAAATGAGAGTGTGACTACTGTGAATAAAAAACTTAAGACTGACCATAAGGTGGATGgaaaaagccaaaatgaaaGCCAGAAAAGGAACGCTGTGGTCAAGGTTTCAAATATTGCCCACGGCAGAAGCAGAGTAGTTAAAGTTTCCGCACAAGCAAATACTTCAAAAGCGCagttaaatacaaaaaaagttCTCCAGAGCAAAAACATGGATCATGCAAAAGCTCGGGAAGTCTTGAAAATGGCCAAAGAAAAGGCACAAAAGAAGCAGAGTGCAACCTCCTCTTCCAAAAATGCACATTCTAAGGTCCACTTCACACGGCGTCTCCAGAACACCAGCTCAGGTTCCCTCCCGCCCCGATTGCGTTTAAAGCCACAAAGGTATCGGAATGAAGAAAATGACTCTTCTCTCAAGACAGGACTTGAGAAAATACGGAGTGGCAAGATGGCAACTAAGCCCCAGTCTCGCTGCTCCTCCACCCGCTCAGCAGGTGAGGCCCCTTCAGAAAATCAGAGCCCCTCAGAAGGCCCCGAAGAGGCCAGCAGTGAGGTTCAGGACACGAGTGAAGTGCATGTAACTGTTGATCAGGATGAACACCAGACACTGGGCAAGAGAGGCAGCAAAAGCAATATAACGGTTTACATGACCCTTAATCAAAAGAAATCTGACTCTTCCAGTGCATCAGTTTGTAGTAGTGATAGCACAGATGATTTGAAATCCACCAACTCTGAGTGTAGCTCTACTGAAAGCTTTGATTTTCCTCCAGGCAGCATGCAtgcaccttcctcctcctcctcctcttcgaaggaagagaaaaagctcAGTAATTCCTTGAAAACGGAAGTCTTTTCCAAAAACGTCTCTAAATGTGTCACACCAGATGGCAGGACCGTATGTGTAGGGGACATTGTTTGGGCCAAGATTTATGGCTTCCCTTGGTGGCCAGCCCGTATCCTTACCATAACTGTGAGCCGGAAAGATAACGGCCTTTTAGTTCGGCAGGAGGCTCGTATCTCGTGGTTCGGCTCCACTACAACATCTTTCCTTGCTCTTGCACAACTC from Chiroxiphia lanceolata isolate bChiLan1 chromosome 15, bChiLan1.pri, whole genome shotgun sequence encodes the following:
- the PWWP2A gene encoding PWWP domain-containing protein 2A isoform X1; protein product: MAAMAAEAAATAAVPGDGGAGEAEPEMEPIPGSEAGADPPPAVSEAVESAVPDGEEADGGKAEEPPPVQRARSPGGTRQPDAGRTEEPPPSPRSPAVESPRSEPRAAPSPGCSEPPQPCPPPEPAREPPQPCPPAAGGSAGPGEEPSRPEEEEPDAAAAVEPDPPVPATPGAGEAEAPALLPGSEVRVTLDHIIEDALVVSFRLGEKLFSGVLMDLSKRFGPHGIPVTIFPKREYKDKPEAMQLQSKPFQDEAQVKCESDAAVPDDSPLTQPSEPSIAKSLWTSKPPPLFHEGAPYPPPLFIRDTYNQSIPQPPPRKIKRPKRKMYREEPTSIMNAIKLRPRQVLCDKCKNSVVAEKKEIKKGGNASDSSKYEDSKKRRNESVTTVNKKLKTDHKVDGKSQNESQKRNAVVKVSNIAHGRSRVVKVSAQANTSKAQLNTKKVLQSKNMDHAKAREVLKMAKEKAQKKQSATSSSKNAHSKVHFTRRLQNTSSGSLPPRLRLKPQRYRNEENDSSLKTGLEKIRSGKMATKPQSRCSSTRSAGEAPSENQSPSEGPEEASSEVQDTSEVHVTVDQDEHQTLGKRGSKSNITVYMTLNQKKSDSSSASVCSSDSTDDLKSTNSECSSTESFDFPPGSMHAPSSSSSSSKEEKKLSNSLKTEVFSKNVSKCVTPDGRTVCVGDIVWAKIYGFPWWPARILTITVSRKDNGLLVRQEARISWFGSTTTSFLALAQLSPFLESFQLRFNKKRKGLYRKAVTEAAKAAKQLTPEVRALLTQFET
- the PWWP2A gene encoding PWWP domain-containing protein 2A isoform X3, translated to MDLSKRFGPHGIPVTIFPKREYKDKPEAMQLQSKPFQDEAQVKCESDAAVPDDSPLTQPSEPSIAKSLWTSKPPPLFHEGAPYPPPLFIRDTYNQSIPQPPPRKIKRPKRKMYREEPTSIMNAIKLRPRQVLCDKCKNSVVAEKKEIKKGGNASDSSKYEDSKKRRNESVTTVNKKLKTDHKVDGKSQNESQKRNAVVKVSNIAHGRSRVVKVSAQANTSKAQLNTKKVLQSKNMDHAKAREVLKMAKEKAQKKQSATSSSKNAHSKVHFTRRLQNTSSGSLPPRLRLKPQRYRNEENDSSLKTGLEKIRSGKMATKPQSRCSSTRSAAQRH
- the PWWP2A gene encoding PWWP domain-containing protein 2A isoform X2; the encoded protein is MDLSKRFGPHGIPVTIFPKREYKDKPEAMQLQSKPFQDEAQVKCESDAAVPDDSPLTQPSEPSIAKSLWTSKPPPLFHEGAPYPPPLFIRDTYNQSIPQPPPRKIKRPKRKMYREEPTSIMNAIKLRPRQVLCDKCKNSVVAEKKEIKKGGNASDSSKYEDSKKRRNESVTTVNKKLKTDHKVDGKSQNESQKRNAVVKVSNIAHGRSRVVKVSAQANTSKAQLNTKKVLQSKNMDHAKAREVLKMAKEKAQKKQSATSSSKNAHSKVHFTRRLQNTSSGSLPPRLRLKPQRYRNEENDSSLKTGLEKIRSGKMATKPQSRCSSTRSAGKGRRNKSGS